Proteins from one Deinococcus actinosclerus genomic window:
- a CDS encoding bifunctional alpha,alpha-trehalose-phosphate synthase (UDP-forming)/trehalose-phosphatase: MAVIVLSNREPYAPRTGPDGRVHWTASIGGLTTALDPVMQREGGTWIAWAETHPELRTVHLPEAQPRYRVERLPLAEDDVRLFYHGFANGALWPMSHYFLERAQYRREEWDAYRRVNETFAQAALDCAQDGDVFWVHDYQLALVPGLIRRARPEARIGFFWHIPWPAQDVFRTLPWDRELLEGVLGADLIGMHTPAYTRHFLEACARTLGAETDGGTVRVGARTVQVEARPIGIDTATFETLAANPVTAERAQRLRDNLRTLMLLCVDRLDYTKGIPERLAAFSSFLECHPAARGRVTLVQVAVPSRERAPAYQQLRTQVEGLVGRINGQFSRDGWTPVHYIYRGLDREELVAHYRAADAMLVTPLRDGLNLVAKEFAASSQDGVLLLSRFAGAVDELPGAIEVNPYDVDGLSATLMSALRMPLEEKKARLAQMRQALRQRDLRAWTADFLRDLAGVAALPGPLVQLGDRPLLILCDYDGTLAPIARLPRDADPQPGALQALSALLHHPRHRVAVVTGRRSVQVYGFLPLPDLTVVGLHGMEWPGQTPPPPQREVLERLARQFPAARGVRVEDKRWTVAVHYRNVAPAEQGGVERSLDQVPLESGWERIAGKAVREFRPSGYGKGRAVRALMDGAPGWYPVFIGDDATDEEAFGAVNAAGGLSVKVGAGETAAQVRLHDPAAVVALLSAWADGGREALTRERGGRAALNGVNPGLS; the protein is encoded by the coding sequence ATGGCGGTCATCGTTCTGTCCAACCGGGAACCCTATGCGCCGCGCACCGGCCCGGACGGCCGCGTCCACTGGACGGCGTCCATCGGCGGTCTCACCACGGCCCTTGATCCCGTCATGCAGCGCGAAGGCGGCACCTGGATCGCCTGGGCCGAGACGCACCCCGAGCTCAGGACCGTGCACCTGCCCGAGGCGCAGCCCCGGTACCGGGTCGAGCGCCTCCCGCTGGCCGAGGACGACGTGCGGCTCTTCTATCACGGCTTCGCCAACGGCGCCCTGTGGCCCATGAGTCACTATTTCCTCGAGCGGGCCCAGTACCGCCGGGAGGAGTGGGACGCGTACCGCCGCGTGAACGAGACGTTCGCGCAGGCCGCGCTGGACTGCGCGCAGGACGGGGACGTGTTCTGGGTGCACGACTACCAGCTGGCCCTGGTGCCGGGGCTGATCCGCCGCGCGCGTCCTGAGGCCCGGATCGGGTTCTTCTGGCATATTCCCTGGCCGGCGCAGGACGTGTTCCGCACGCTGCCGTGGGACCGCGAGCTTCTGGAGGGAGTGCTGGGCGCCGACCTGATCGGCATGCACACTCCCGCGTACACCCGGCATTTCCTGGAGGCGTGCGCGCGCACGCTGGGCGCCGAGACGGACGGGGGCACCGTGCGGGTCGGGGCGCGGACCGTGCAGGTCGAGGCGCGGCCCATCGGCATCGACACGGCGACCTTTGAGACCCTCGCGGCGAATCCGGTCACGGCGGAGCGGGCGCAGCGGCTGCGGGACAACCTGCGCACCCTGATGCTGCTGTGCGTGGACCGCCTGGACTACACCAAGGGCATCCCGGAGCGCCTCGCGGCGTTCAGCAGCTTCCTGGAGTGCCACCCGGCGGCGCGGGGCCGGGTGACGCTCGTGCAGGTGGCCGTGCCGAGCCGCGAGCGGGCCCCGGCCTACCAGCAGCTGCGCACGCAGGTGGAGGGCCTGGTGGGGCGCATCAACGGGCAGTTCAGCCGGGACGGGTGGACGCCCGTGCACTACATCTACCGCGGCCTGGACCGGGAGGAACTGGTGGCCCACTACCGCGCGGCGGACGCCATGCTGGTCACGCCGCTGCGCGACGGGCTGAATCTGGTCGCCAAGGAGTTCGCGGCCAGCAGCCAGGACGGCGTGCTGCTGCTTTCGCGGTTTGCGGGCGCCGTGGATGAGCTGCCCGGCGCGATCGAGGTCAACCCGTATGACGTGGACGGCCTGTCGGCCACGTTGATGAGCGCGCTGCGGATGCCGCTGGAGGAGAAGAAGGCCCGGCTGGCGCAGATGCGGCAGGCCCTGCGGCAGCGTGACCTGCGGGCGTGGACGGCGGACTTCCTGCGGGATCTCGCGGGGGTGGCCGCCCTGCCGGGCCCGCTCGTGCAGCTGGGGGACCGGCCGCTGCTGATCCTGTGCGACTACGACGGGACCCTGGCCCCGATCGCGCGGCTGCCGCGTGACGCCGACCCGCAGCCCGGAGCCCTGCAGGCGCTCTCGGCACTGCTGCACCATCCCCGGCACCGGGTGGCGGTCGTCACGGGGCGGCGCAGCGTGCAGGTTTACGGGTTCCTGCCCCTCCCGGACCTGACGGTGGTGGGGCTGCACGGAATGGAGTGGCCGGGGCAGACGCCGCCGCCACCGCAGCGGGAGGTGCTCGAACGGCTCGCGCGGCAGTTTCCGGCGGCGCGGGGCGTGCGCGTGGAGGACAAGCGCTGGACGGTGGCGGTGCATTACCGCAACGTGGCGCCGGCGGAGCAGGGCGGCGTGGAGCGGTCGCTTGATCAGGTGCCGCTGGAGAGCGGCTGGGAGAGGATTGCCGGGAAGGCCGTGCGGGAGTTCAGGCCCAGCGGGTACGGCAAGGGCCGGGCGGTGCGGGCACTCATGGACGGCGCGCCCGGCTGGTACCCGGTGTTCATCGGCGACGACGCCACGGACGAGGAGGCCTTCGGGGCCGTGAACGCTGCTGGTGGCCTGAGCGTGAAGGTGGGCGCGGGCGAGACGGCCGCGCAGGTGCGGCTGCATGACCCGGCGGCAGTGGTGGCGCTGCTCTCGGCCTGGGCGGACGGAGGCCGTGAAGCGCTGACCCGGGAGCGCGGGGGCCGCGCGGCGCTTAACGGCGTGAATCCCGGCCTTAGTTGA
- a CDS encoding methionine ABC transporter ATP-binding protein — protein sequence MPDAHAPDVLAFQNVCKTYPGQPRPALHNLTLRVPRGSRTGIIGRSGAGKSTLVHLLSGLDTPDAGELRVRGEVLGPATRAAHQARTGLVFQQFNLLAQRTVLRNVTLPLELRGVPRARREALAREQLDLVGLSEYAGRYPAQLSGGQKQRVGIARALVTAPDLLLADEATSALDPETSAGILNLLLDLQRERDLTLVIVTHQLEVVRAVTTHVAVLEGGQLVESGETAAVLRDPHHAATRALLDAHRPQVTLAPGETLRRVTLPDLTAGTLAALARSGARLVQAEPHPQGMDVWFAAPAAEAAPQPGAVPA from the coding sequence GTGCCCGACGCGCACGCTCCGGACGTCCTGGCCTTCCAGAACGTCTGCAAAACCTATCCCGGCCAGCCCCGCCCGGCCCTGCACAACCTGACGCTGCGCGTGCCGCGCGGCAGCCGCACCGGCATCATCGGTCGCAGCGGCGCCGGCAAGAGCACCCTGGTGCACCTGCTCAGCGGCCTCGACACGCCCGACGCCGGCGAACTGCGCGTGCGCGGCGAGGTGCTCGGCCCGGCCACGCGCGCCGCGCACCAGGCGCGCACCGGCCTGGTGTTCCAGCAGTTCAACCTCCTCGCGCAGCGGACCGTGCTGCGCAACGTCACCCTGCCCCTCGAACTGCGCGGCGTGCCCCGCGCCCGCCGCGAGGCCCTGGCCCGCGAGCAGCTGGACCTCGTGGGCCTGAGCGAGTACGCCGGCCGCTACCCGGCGCAGCTCAGCGGCGGGCAGAAACAGCGGGTCGGTATCGCCCGCGCGCTCGTCACCGCGCCGGACCTGCTGCTCGCCGACGAGGCCACCAGCGCCCTCGATCCGGAGACGAGCGCCGGCATCCTGAACCTGCTGCTGGACCTGCAACGCGAGCGGGACCTCACCCTGGTGATCGTCACGCACCAGCTTGAGGTCGTGCGGGCCGTGACGACCCACGTGGCCGTCCTCGAAGGCGGGCAGCTCGTGGAGAGCGGCGAGACGGCAGCCGTGCTGCGCGACCCGCACCACGCGGCCACCCGCGCGCTGCTCGACGCCCACCGCCCGCAGGTGACGCTCGCACCCGGCGAGACGCTGCGGCGCGTGACGCTGCCGGACCTGACGGCCGGCACGCTCGCGGCCCTGGCCCGCAGCGGCGCGCGCCTCGTGCAGGCCGAGCCGCACCCGCAGGGCATGGACGTCTGGTTCGCCGCGCCGGCTGCGGAGGCCGCGCCGCAGCCCGGGGCGGTGCCCGCATGA
- a CDS encoding methionine ABC transporter permease, translating into MSWEALWPLLAQGTLDTLWMVVPAALCAQLLGTALGVLLTLTRPGGLHPLPPLFRTLDAVVNVGRSLPFIILLVLLIPFTRLITGTSIGATAAIVPLTVAAIPFVARLVDGALKDVPHGVVDAARAMGATTAQTVFKVLLPEARPALIHAFTVMSVSLIGYSAMAGAIGGGGLGDLAIRYGYQRFETGVMFATVAALLVLVQVTQWAGDRAAARSDHR; encoded by the coding sequence ATGAGCTGGGAGGCCCTCTGGCCGCTGCTGGCCCAGGGCACGCTGGACACCCTGTGGATGGTCGTGCCCGCCGCGCTGTGCGCGCAGCTGCTCGGCACGGCGCTGGGCGTGCTCCTCACCCTGACCCGCCCGGGCGGCCTGCACCCACTGCCGCCCCTGTTCCGGACGCTCGACGCGGTCGTCAACGTGGGCCGCAGCCTGCCGTTCATCATCCTGCTGGTCCTGCTGATTCCCTTCACGCGCCTGATCACCGGCACGAGCATCGGCGCCACGGCCGCCATCGTCCCGCTGACCGTCGCGGCCATTCCCTTCGTCGCCCGCCTCGTGGACGGCGCCCTGAAGGACGTTCCGCACGGCGTGGTGGACGCCGCGCGCGCCATGGGCGCCACCACCGCGCAGACCGTCTTCAAGGTGCTGCTGCCTGAAGCGCGGCCCGCCCTGATCCACGCGTTCACCGTCATGTCTGTCAGCCTGATCGGGTACAGCGCCATGGCGGGCGCCATCGGCGGCGGCGGCCTGGGCGACCTCGCCATCCGCTACGGCTACCAGCGCTTCGAGACCGGCGTGATGTTCGCCACCGTCGCCGCGCTGCTCGTGCTCGTGCAGGTCACGCAGTGGGCCGGCGACCGCGCCGCCGCCCGCAGCGACCACCGCTGA
- a CDS encoding MetQ/NlpA family ABC transporter substrate-binding protein: protein MRPTALPALLGALLLTSASAGTLRVGATPVPAGELLSFVKPILAKQGVTLVIREFSDYVQPNVALGEGALDANLFQHVPYLNAFQQSRPLNIVPVRRIYLPPLGLYSRRVTQVTELRRGATVAIPNDPSNGARALLLLERAGLIRLKAGVGARAAVTDITSNVKGLRFRELEAAQLPRSLADVDAAIINTNYALEVGLNPERDAIYREGASSPYVNVLATTRDKLGNPDLAKLAAALTSPEAKAWLLRKYGGSVIPAF from the coding sequence ATGCGCCCTACTGCCCTGCCAGCCCTGCTCGGCGCCCTGCTGCTCACCTCCGCCTCTGCCGGCACCCTGCGCGTGGGCGCCACGCCCGTCCCCGCCGGGGAACTGCTGAGCTTCGTCAAACCCATCCTGGCCAAACAGGGCGTCACGCTGGTCATCCGGGAATTCAGCGACTACGTGCAGCCCAACGTGGCCCTCGGCGAGGGCGCGCTGGACGCCAACCTCTTCCAGCACGTTCCGTACCTGAACGCCTTCCAGCAAAGCCGCCCGCTGAACATCGTGCCGGTGCGCAGGATCTACCTGCCGCCGCTGGGCCTGTACTCGCGCCGCGTCACGCAGGTGACCGAGCTGCGCCGGGGCGCGACCGTCGCCATTCCCAACGACCCCAGCAACGGCGCCCGCGCGCTGCTGCTCCTCGAACGCGCCGGCCTGATCCGCCTCAAGGCCGGCGTGGGCGCCCGCGCCGCCGTGACCGACATCACCAGCAACGTCAAGGGCCTGCGCTTCCGCGAACTGGAAGCCGCGCAGCTGCCGCGCAGCCTCGCGGACGTGGACGCTGCGATCATCAACACCAACTACGCCCTGGAAGTGGGCCTGAACCCCGAACGGGACGCGATCTACCGCGAGGGCGCGAGCAGCCCGTACGTGAACGTCCTGGCCACCACCCGCGACAAGCTCGGCAACCCCGACCTCGCCAAGCTCGCCGCCGCCCTGACCAGCCCCGAAGCGAAAGCGTGGCTGCTCCGGAAGTACGGCGGCAGCGTCATCCCCGCCTTCTGA
- a CDS encoding MetQ/NlpA family ABC transporter substrate-binding protein: MRTLILSALLLATTAAAGTLRVGASPVPHAEILNFVKPILAKQGVTLVIREFNDYVQPNLALADGSIDVNFFQHAPYLGAFQKDRPLGIVAGATVHVEPMGLYSRRVKALRDLKTGATIAIPNDPSNSGRALKLLERAGLIRLKASVGTAATALDITSNVKRLKFREIDAAQLPRTLADVDAAVINTNYALNAGLNPLKDALTLEGASSPYANLLAVKPATLKNPDYLKLVAALRSPATRTFILNTYKGAVVPAF, translated from the coding sequence ATGCGCACCCTGATCCTGTCCGCCCTGCTGCTCGCCACGACCGCCGCCGCCGGCACGCTGCGCGTCGGCGCCAGCCCCGTCCCGCACGCCGAGATCCTGAACTTCGTCAAACCGATCCTGGCCAAGCAGGGCGTCACGCTGGTCATCCGCGAATTCAACGACTACGTGCAGCCCAACCTCGCCCTGGCCGACGGCAGCATCGACGTGAACTTCTTCCAGCACGCCCCGTACCTGGGCGCCTTCCAGAAGGACCGCCCGCTGGGTATCGTGGCCGGCGCGACCGTGCACGTGGAACCCATGGGCCTGTACTCCCGCCGCGTGAAGGCCCTGCGCGACCTGAAGACCGGCGCGACCATCGCCATTCCCAACGACCCCAGCAACAGTGGCCGCGCCCTGAAACTCCTCGAACGCGCCGGGCTGATCCGCCTTAAGGCCAGCGTCGGCACCGCCGCGACCGCGCTGGACATCACCAGCAACGTCAAACGCCTGAAGTTCCGCGAGATCGACGCCGCGCAGCTGCCCCGCACCCTCGCGGACGTGGACGCCGCGGTCATCAACACCAACTACGCGCTGAACGCCGGGCTCAACCCGCTCAAGGACGCCCTGACCCTCGAAGGCGCGAGCAGCCCCTACGCGAACCTGCTGGCCGTCAAACCCGCCACGCTGAAGAACCCGGACTACCTCAAGCTCGTGGCCGCGCTGCGCAGCCCCGCCACGCGCACGTTCATCCTGAACACCTACAAGGGCGCGGTCGTTCCCGCGTTCTGA
- a CDS encoding arsenate reductase ArsC: MLRVLILCTHNSARSQMAEALTRAAAQRLGAELEVHSAGTEATRVKEDARTVMAELGLDLSGHTSKTLWDVPDAQNFDYVVTVCDSAAEACPAYPGRTVRRHYPFVDPSGGSLDRWRAVRDQISTQFGAFVLALHEGREAPPTYEQSPAVRLA; the protein is encoded by the coding sequence GTGCTCCGTGTCCTCATTCTCTGCACCCACAACTCGGCCCGCTCGCAGATGGCCGAAGCCCTGACCCGCGCCGCCGCGCAGCGGCTCGGCGCCGAGCTGGAGGTCCACTCGGCCGGTACCGAGGCCACCCGGGTCAAGGAGGACGCCAGGACCGTCATGGCCGAACTGGGCCTGGACCTGTCCGGTCACACCAGCAAGACCCTCTGGGACGTCCCGGACGCGCAGAATTTCGACTACGTGGTGACGGTCTGCGACAGCGCCGCCGAGGCCTGCCCCGCATACCCGGGCCGGACGGTCCGGCGCCACTACCCCTTCGTTGATCCCAGCGGCGGCAGCCTCGACCGCTGGCGCGCCGTCCGCGACCAGATCAGCACCCAGTTCGGCGCGTTCGTGCTCGCCCTGCACGAGGGACGCGAGGCGCCCCCCACCTACGAGCAGAGTCCCGCCGTGCGCCTCGCCTGA
- a CDS encoding ArsR/SmtB family transcription factor, whose protein sequence is MTTLADPTVLDQLKALAQETRYELVRHLAQGERCVCDLESLLELPQSRVSYHLGILRDAGLIVSEQRGKNMYYTLRRAPLFTLGGHLLTDLLPDRSPLTHQTDSVC, encoded by the coding sequence GTGACCACGCTCGCTGACCCCACGGTGCTGGATCAACTCAAGGCGCTGGCGCAGGAGACCCGCTACGAACTCGTGCGGCATCTGGCGCAGGGCGAACGCTGCGTCTGTGACCTGGAATCCCTGCTGGAGCTGCCGCAGTCCAGGGTGTCCTACCACCTGGGCATCCTCAGGGACGCGGGCCTGATCGTCTCTGAGCAGCGGGGCAAGAACATGTATTACACCCTGCGGCGGGCGCCGCTGTTTACCCTCGGGGGGCACCTGCTCACCGACCTGCTGCCCGACCGGTCACCCCTGACGCATCAAACCGATTCGGTGTGTTAG
- the ppsA gene encoding phosphoenolpyruvate synthase, translated as MDMIRVLGTLRMTDVEIVGGKNASLGELIQGLAGAGVRVPGGFATTADAFRLFLQENGIEESINARLHALDVNDVVALAQAGREIRAQVEAATLPAALETAIRDAYAAMTAESGGTEPDVAVRSSATAEDLPEASFAGQQETFLNVRGIDDVLRHVRLVFASLYNDRAISYRVHHGFAHSEVALSAGVQRMVRSDLGASGVAFTLDTESGYRDAVLVTSSYGLGEMVVQGAVNPDEFFVYKPALNAGRKAILRRTLGSKQKRMEYAPEGGVQTVDVPTEQQRSFSLSDDDLTELARQCVTIENHYGRPMDIEWGKDGRDGLIYILQARPETVQSRTGKTLERFELTGKGSVLVEGRAVGNRIGAGVVRVVRDVSQMDSVQDGDVLVADMTDPDWEPVMKRASAIVTNRGGRTCHAAIIARELGIPAVVGSGNATRELRSGQEVTVSCAEGDTGFVYEGRLAYRVNRVELGHMPEVGMKIMMNVASPDRAFSFAALPNEGVGLARVEFICSNVIGIHPRALLDYPDVPDDVKAQIEERAAGYASPRDFFREKLAEGVASIAAAFAPKPVIVRLSDFKSNEYAHLIGGPAYEPTEENPMIGFRGASRYRSRDFAAAFALECEAIRSVRDDMGLTNVQVMIPFVRTVGEAKQVIEILARNGLKRGENGLKIIMMCEIPSNAILADQFLEHFDGFSIGSNDLTQLTLALDRDSGLVADLFDEQNEAVLALMSQAIQAAKRAGKYVGICGQGPSDHPALAQWLMEQGIDSVSLNPDSVLGTWLHLAGETVPA; from the coding sequence ATGGATATGATTCGCGTGCTGGGTACACTAAGGATGACCGACGTGGAGATCGTCGGCGGGAAGAACGCCTCGCTGGGCGAACTCATCCAGGGCCTCGCCGGGGCCGGCGTGCGGGTCCCCGGCGGTTTCGCCACCACCGCCGACGCGTTCCGGCTGTTCCTGCAGGAGAACGGCATCGAGGAGAGCATCAACGCCCGCCTGCACGCCCTCGACGTGAACGACGTCGTGGCGCTGGCGCAGGCGGGCCGCGAGATCCGCGCGCAGGTTGAGGCGGCCACCCTCCCCGCCGCGCTGGAAACGGCCATCCGCGACGCGTACGCCGCCATGACCGCCGAGTCGGGCGGCACCGAGCCGGACGTCGCCGTGCGCTCCAGCGCCACCGCCGAGGACCTGCCCGAGGCGAGCTTCGCGGGGCAGCAGGAGACGTTCCTGAACGTGCGCGGTATTGACGACGTGCTGCGGCACGTGCGGCTGGTGTTCGCCAGCCTGTACAACGACCGCGCCATCAGCTACCGCGTGCACCACGGCTTCGCGCACAGCGAGGTGGCGCTGTCGGCGGGCGTGCAGCGCATGGTCCGCAGCGACCTGGGGGCGTCCGGCGTGGCGTTCACGCTGGACACCGAGAGCGGCTACCGCGACGCGGTCCTCGTGACCAGTTCGTACGGGCTGGGCGAGATGGTCGTGCAGGGCGCCGTGAACCCGGACGAGTTCTTCGTGTACAAACCCGCCCTGAACGCCGGGCGCAAGGCGATCCTGCGCCGCACGCTGGGCAGCAAGCAGAAGCGCATGGAGTACGCCCCGGAAGGTGGCGTGCAGACCGTGGACGTGCCCACCGAGCAGCAGCGGTCGTTCAGCCTCTCGGACGACGACCTGACCGAACTCGCGCGGCAGTGCGTGACCATCGAGAACCACTACGGCCGCCCCATGGACATCGAGTGGGGCAAGGACGGCCGCGACGGCCTGATCTACATCCTCCAGGCACGCCCGGAGACCGTACAGAGCCGCACCGGAAAGACCCTGGAACGCTTCGAACTGACCGGGAAGGGGAGCGTGCTCGTCGAGGGCCGCGCCGTCGGGAACCGCATCGGGGCGGGCGTCGTGCGGGTCGTGCGGGACGTGTCCCAGATGGACAGCGTGCAGGACGGCGACGTGCTCGTCGCGGACATGACCGACCCGGACTGGGAACCCGTCATGAAACGCGCCTCGGCGATCGTCACGAACCGCGGCGGGCGCACCTGCCACGCGGCGATCATCGCCCGCGAACTGGGCATTCCGGCGGTGGTCGGCAGCGGGAACGCCACCCGTGAACTGCGCAGCGGGCAGGAGGTCACGGTGTCCTGCGCCGAGGGCGACACCGGCTTCGTGTACGAGGGCCGCCTCGCGTACCGCGTGAACCGCGTCGAGCTGGGCCACATGCCCGAGGTCGGCATGAAGATCATGATGAACGTCGCCTCGCCCGACCGCGCGTTCTCCTTCGCCGCGCTGCCAAACGAGGGCGTGGGACTCGCCCGCGTGGAGTTCATCTGCTCAAACGTGATCGGCATTCACCCCCGCGCGCTGCTGGACTACCCGGACGTCCCCGACGATGTGAAGGCGCAGATCGAGGAGCGCGCCGCCGGGTACGCCTCGCCCCGCGACTTCTTCCGCGAGAAGCTGGCCGAGGGCGTCGCCAGCATCGCCGCCGCGTTCGCGCCGAAACCCGTGATCGTGCGCCTGAGCGACTTCAAGAGCAACGAGTACGCGCACCTCATCGGCGGCCCGGCCTACGAACCCACCGAGGAGAACCCCATGATCGGCTTCCGGGGCGCGAGCCGCTACCGCTCCCGCGACTTCGCCGCCGCGTTCGCGCTGGAATGCGAGGCGATCAGGTCCGTGCGGGACGACATGGGCCTCACGAACGTGCAGGTCATGATCCCCTTCGTCCGCACCGTCGGCGAGGCCAAGCAGGTCATCGAGATCCTCGCTAGGAACGGCCTGAAACGCGGAGAGAACGGCCTCAAGATCATCATGATGTGCGAGATTCCCAGCAACGCCATCCTCGCCGACCAGTTCCTCGAACACTTCGACGGCTTTTCCATCGGCAGCAACGACCTCACGCAGCTGACCCTGGCGCTGGACCGCGACTCGGGCCTCGTGGCGGACCTGTTCGACGAGCAGAACGAAGCCGTGCTGGCCCTGATGAGTCAGGCGATCCAGGCGGCCAAGCGCGCCGGGAAGTACGTCGGCATCTGCGGCCAGGGCCCCAGCGACCACCCCGCCCTCGCCCAGTGGCTCATGGAACAGGGCATTGACTCGGTCAGCCTCAACCCCGACAGCGTGCTGGGCACGTGGCTGCACCTCGCCGGAGAGACCGTCCCGGCGTAA
- a CDS encoding response regulator gives MTTHVLLVEDHAFTRDGLRAAINLELDLRVTAEARSGEEALDVLARTQTGPQPVHVAVLDIGLPGMDGIQTAAEIGRRYPQVRMVMLTAHDLRDEVLAALASGAHAYCLKSADPDLLLLGIRAAASGSAYLDPQIAHHVLGSIRTPHATSPLTPRETEVLRLIADGQGNRDIAASLGISVSTVKLHVQEILVKLHAADRTQAAVQALRQGLL, from the coding sequence GTGACCACCCACGTCCTGCTCGTCGAGGATCATGCCTTCACCCGCGACGGCCTGCGCGCCGCCATCAACCTCGAACTCGACCTGCGCGTCACCGCCGAGGCCCGCAGCGGCGAGGAGGCCCTGGACGTCCTGGCCCGCACCCAGACCGGGCCGCAACCCGTCCACGTTGCCGTGCTCGACATCGGCCTGCCCGGCATGGACGGCATCCAGACCGCCGCCGAGATCGGCCGCCGCTACCCGCAGGTCCGCATGGTGATGCTCACCGCCCACGACCTGCGCGACGAGGTGCTGGCCGCGCTGGCGTCCGGCGCGCACGCCTACTGCCTCAAGAGCGCCGACCCGGACCTGTTGCTGCTCGGCATCCGCGCCGCCGCGTCCGGCAGTGCGTACCTCGACCCGCAGATCGCTCACCACGTGCTGGGCAGCATCCGCACGCCCCACGCGACCTCACCCCTCACCCCGCGCGAGACCGAGGTTCTGCGCCTCATCGCCGACGGACAGGGCAACCGCGACATCGCCGCCAGCCTGGGCATCAGCGTCAGCACCGTGAAACTCCACGTGCAGGAGATCCTCGTGAAACTCCACGCCGCCGACCGCACCCAGGCCGCCGTGCAGGCGCTGAGGCAGGGTCTGCTGTAG
- a CDS encoding sensor histidine kinase, whose translation MANAVNMRSALKGAYGPLPDDYAATLRNGLDANAALLTLADQLLLVAKYESGEEDSELQSVPLRDLVLNVTEQLQSTAAARGVTIEPTLDGARVPGRKHDLRRAVQNLLDNAVRYAPPGSAVHVTLARADGEAILSVLDSGPGVSAPRVPSLFQRFRSGGAGGGTGLGLYLTRRIAERHGGTVTYARTARAQSVFTLTLPLEDA comes from the coding sequence ATGGCGAACGCCGTGAACATGCGCTCGGCCCTGAAAGGCGCCTACGGGCCTCTCCCGGACGACTACGCCGCCACGCTCCGCAACGGCCTGGATGCCAACGCCGCCCTGCTCACCCTGGCCGATCAGCTGCTGCTCGTCGCCAAGTACGAGAGCGGCGAGGAGGACAGCGAACTCCAGAGCGTGCCGCTGCGTGACCTCGTCCTGAACGTCACCGAGCAGCTCCAGTCCACCGCCGCCGCGCGCGGCGTGACCATCGAACCCACCCTGGACGGCGCGCGCGTCCCCGGCCGCAAACACGACCTGCGCCGCGCCGTGCAGAACCTCCTTGACAACGCCGTCCGCTACGCCCCACCCGGCAGCGCCGTGCACGTCACCCTGGCCCGGGCGGACGGCGAGGCGATCCTCAGCGTCCTCGACAGCGGTCCCGGCGTCAGCGCGCCGCGCGTCCCCTCCCTCTTCCAGCGCTTCCGCTCCGGCGGCGCGGGCGGCGGCACCGGCCTGGGCCTGTACCTCACCCGCCGCATCGCCGAACGCCACGGCGGGACCGTCACGTACGCCCGCACCGCCCGCGCCCAGAGCGTCTTCACCCTCACCCTGCCCCTGGAGGACGCATGA
- the kdpF gene encoding K(+)-transporting ATPase subunit F: MDALLLILVLALGAYLLYALVKAERF, translated from the coding sequence ATGGACGCACTGCTTCTCATTCTGGTGCTGGCGCTGGGCGCGTATCTGCTGTACGCCCTGGTGAAGGCGGAACGGTTCTGA